The stretch of DNA TTTGGGTCTTCGGGAAAGCGATGACGTCCCGTATCGAGTTCACCCCGGCCATGAGCATGATGATCCGGTCAAGCCCCAAGGCTATCCCCCCGTGGGGCGGGGCCCCATACTCCAGGGCCTCCAGCAAGAAACCGAATTTCTCCTCAGCCTCGGTCGGCCCGATGTCGATCGCCGCGAAGAGGCGCTCCTGGATCTCCCGGCGGTGGTTTCGGATGCTGCCGCCGCCGATCTCTTCACCGTTTAAGACCAGATCGTACGCCTTGGCGCGCACCCGAGCAGGGTCGGTCTCCAGGAGATGCAAATCCTCCTCCCTCGGAGCGGTAAAGGGATGGTGCATAGCATAGTACCGCCCATCCTCCTCGTGGTACTCGAGGAGAGGAAAATCCAGGACCCAGCATGGCTGGTAGTCCTCGGGAGGGATTAGGCCGAGCCTGTGGCCAAGGGCTAGGCGGAGGGCGCCCAGGGATTTGCTGGCAACCTGAGCCTCGTCTGCCACCATGAGCACAAGGTCGCCGGATGCGGCCTCGACGGCCGAGGCGATGTTCTTCAGCGATCCCTCGCTGAAAAATTTCTCCAGAGGAGATTTGATCCCATCGGGGGTCACCTTCATCCAGGCCAGCCCCCGGGCTCCGTATCCCTGCACCTCTCCGTTGAGGTCGTCCAGTTCCTTTCGCGAAAGGCCGGCCTGTCCAGGCAAAGATAGGCCCTTGACCCGGCCGGCTCCTGTTAATACCTCGTTGAAGATGTCGAAGGAGCCTCCCTCAACGATGTCGGAGACATCCATGATGGGCATGCCGAATCGAAGGTCGGGCGCGTCGGTGCCGTAGCGCTCCATGGACTCCGCGAAGGCGAGGCGGGGGAAAGGGGTCGCGAGCTCCCTGCCCATGACTTCATGAAAGATATGGGCCATCATCGACTCGGTAAGGGCTAAGACGCCTTCTTGATCAATGAAGGAGCACTCTACGTCGATTTGGGAGAACTCCGGCTGCCTGTCTGCCCGGAGGTCTTCGTCGCGAAAGCACCTGACGATTTGGAAATATTTCTCGTATCCAGCCACCATGAGGATCTGCTTGAATATCTGTGGCGATTGAGGCAGAGCGAAAAACTTTCCTGGGTTGACTCGGCTGGGGACGAGGTAGTCCCGTGCGCCTTCGGGAGTGCTTCTGGTAAGAAAGGGGGTTTCGATCTCCAAGAAGCCCTGGCTGTCGAAGAAATCCCGTACGGCCTTCGTTGTCCTGTGGCGCAGCTTCATGATGCGCTGCTGATCGGGCCTTCTGAGATCGAGGTAGCGGTACTTATACCTCACGATATCGCCGACTTCGGCCCCCTCCTCGATGAGGAACGGGAGCGGTTTGGATGGGTTGAGAATTTCGAGACGGCTGACGTTGACTTCAACAGCTCCCGTGGCGAGCTTGGGGTTGACCATGCCCTCCGGGCGGGCTACGACCTCGCCCTCTACCGCAAGGACGAACTCGTTGCGGATGGCCTTGGCCTCCTGGTGAGCGGGGGCATCGACCTCGGAGTCAAAAACCACTTGAGTTATGTCTTCCCGGTCACGGAGGTCCACAAAGATGAGCCCCCCGTGGTCGCGCCGTCGGTGAGCCCAACCGGCCAACACCACTGATGCGCCTACGTCCGCCTCTGTGAGCTCCCCACAGTGGTGAGTCCGCCTGAGCCAAAACTCGCTCACTAGTCCTCCTCCCCCAGGGAGTAAACCTTAAGCCCCTTAAAAACAAGGGAATAATTATAGATAAGCGGACTCTGGAGTCAAGAACGTTTGCCAGGCCGCATTGTGCAGGAGATCAGTCCAACGTCGGCTATCAGTCCGCCGGTCGGGCTTCAATTAGCCGCTTGGTGGAGTGGTCCTAACGGCCGTACCCAGTCTATCGCAGGAGGGGCATCGCCAGAAGTACTCCCGAACGGAAGCCCGGCACTACTTCGACTCAACAGCTACCCCCTCTTTCGATGAGGCCTCGGTCTTAGAAGCAGGCAGGGGTTCGGCCAGAGGGAGATTGCGGAGCGAAACGAGTTCCTTTTCCATCTCTCGAATGACCCGGTCGCGCTTTCGCACCTCATACAAGAAGTGAAAGCGCTCTCCGATGGCGAACAGGGCCGCAAGAATGGCTCCCATCACAACGGCAGCAAGCAAAACCACGTAGAGGGGAACGGGAGGTGTAGCGTAGCCATAGTAGTACTTAAGCACGACGGGCTCGCTGTTGTTTACGGCGAATGAGGCCAGAACCACCAAAACAATGAGGCCGATGATTAGCTTAAAAGTCCTTACCATAACTTGCTTCCTTTGGACTTGGGGACGGCGTCACCCAACACCCTCATTGGGCGCTTCCGGAGGCCCGCCATCATTCAAGGCTTATGCTCCCGAAGTAGGGCCGCAGATGTTCGTAGGTGCTTTGAATATGTTCCGAGATGACCTTGGTGTCCGAAATCACAGGCATAAAGTTGGTGTCCCCCTGCCAGCGGGGTACCACATGGAGGTGGACGTGATCAACGATCCCCGCACCGGCCACCCTACCCAGGTTGATGCCAACGTTGATTCCATCTGGGGCGAAAGCTTCACGCAGACCCTTGAGGGCCTTCTGTGTCACCAGCGAGCACTCCAAGAGTGTTTGCTCGTCGAGATCTGTGTAATCGGCCACATGAGCAAACGGGGCAATCATGAGGTGGCCGTTAGAATATGGGTAGAGGTTCATCACCACGTAGGTGTGGCTTCCCCGAAAGAGAATGTGGTGAGCGGCGTCATCCCCCGCCACAGCCACCTCACATAAAACACACCCATCATCCGGGTAGCGTTTTATATATTCCATTCGCCACGGTGCCCAAAGTCGTTCCATCGTCCATGCAGCTCCAGTTAATCCCCTCTCGAAAGCAGCCCAAGCAATTCCGCCTCCTTGAGGGTCATCGCCGCGGCTTGTTCTGCTGAGTCCTCGTGGTCATAGCCTATCAGGTGCAGCAAGCCATGAATGAGGAGAGCGTCCATCTCATTCTCAAGGGAATGTCCTGCTTCCTCAGCCTGGGCAGCGGCCCGCTCGACAGAAATGACCACATCGCCCAGCAGCGGTGGATGGGGGATGTCAGCGCGGTCTTCGTCCATCGGAAAGGCCAAAACATCGGTCGAATCTTCGACCCGGCGCCACTGTGCATTTAGTGACGCGATGGTCGTGTTATCGACCAAAACGATGGAGAGCTCGGCCTCCTTACAGTCCAAGGCGTTTAAGAGGAGGCGGGCCTTCTGCCTCATCGTCCTCAGATCGATCGGAACGATGGTCTGCTGATTTAATACCGCTACCCCCACTTGCCTCCTCCTCGCTACCCGCGAACACCTGCTCGGGCATTTCCTTCTCTTCTGGGTAATCTATACGATGATGGTATATGCCGATCAGGGTTCGGGTAAAGCTATCAACTATCTTGTTCAAATCCTTAAGTGTCAGGTCGCACTCGTCCAGCTGAGCATCGGCGAATTTGTTGTTTACAATCTTTCGGACCAGTCCCTCGATGCGAGAAGGGGTAGGATCCGTAACGGTCCGGGCAGCGGCCTCGACGCTGTCGGCCAGGTGAACTATGCCCGCCTCCTTGGTCTGAGGCTTCGGCCCGGGATAGCGGTAGTCCTCCTCTTTGATCTCCTGAATAGATGGGTCTTGCTGTTTCTTCGCCTTATCATAAAAATAAGTGATTAAGCTCGTGCCGTGGTGTTGGGGGATAACATCAATAATTTTTTCTGGGAGCTTGTTCTCGCGGGCAAGTTCGATTCCATCCTTGACGTGCGATGTGATGATAAGAGTGCTCATCGAGGGGGAGAGCTTCTTGTGCTTGCTCTCCTTGCCCATGAGATTTTCCACGAAGTATTCCGGCTTTTTGATTTTCCCTATATCGTGAAAGTACGAGCTTACCCTCGCAAAGAGGCTATTGGCCCCAATGGCCTCGGACGCCCCCTCGGCCAGGTTGCCCACAATAATACTGTGATGGTAGGTGCCTGGCGCCTGCATCATAAGCTTCCGCAAGAGAGGATGGTTGAGGTCACTCAACTCCAGCAACTTAATATCGGAGGTGACGTTGAATAGCGCCTCTAACATCGGCAAAAATGCGGAGACCAGCACCGCAGCCATAAGACCCCCGACGAAGCCCATCATGATGTCAATAAACCCTATGGCACTAAAGATTGTTCCCGAGTAGAGATCCAAGGCCAAAATGGTCAATATATTGACGCCCCCGATGAAAAGACCCGCCACTAGAATCGAGGAGCGGCGCTTGTACTCGTTGGCCCAAAGGACTGCAACCAGGCTCGAGAATAGACATACCAACGGATAGCTCAAACCCTCTTGAATCATGAACCCAATGAAGAAGGTGAGGATTACGCTGAACACCAAAGCCACCTCCTTCTCGAGAAGGATGACCAGGAGCATCGCGCCTATGGCGTAAGGAATCGCGAAAAAATATGAGGTGTGCGGAACTGCACCGAGGCTCGTTCCAATAGCCTTGGCAAAAATGATGCTGACCTTGACTAGCAGGACGTTGCCCACCAGCACAAGGCTGATGAGCAGAAGGTCTTTGGTGGACTTCAACGTTGCTGGGGTGAATTTGTAGAAAGCGGCCACCAACATGGCCAACAAGAGAAAAGTCAGCAGGTGAGCGCCACCAATAGCATGTATAGTCGAGCGATTTTCTTGCTGCAAGGCAAGTTGTCTGAGTTTGGCCAGATGCTCTTCTCGGACCCGCTCACCCTCTCGGAGAATCATCTCCCCCTTCTTGACCTGAAAAAGCACCGGCTTGACCGCGGTGATAGCCTCCTTTTTTTGCTTCTCGGTCTCTAGCTTGTTGAAGGTGAGGTTGGGCCGGATCATGGAAGCAGCCAAGCGGGTTACTAATGAACGATTGCCCCGGGTGGTTTCAGGGAACAATCGCAGGGCGGCCGCCCTGATGGCGCTTTCGAGCGACTTAATGTCTATAGTCGCTGAGAAATCGGTCAGGACTCGTGTCTCTTGCGAACCAACCTCTTGGACTATAATGCCTTGCTTGCCCTGTTGGAGCAATAATGGTTTGTTGGCCACAACGCCCTTGCGCATAACCTCCGCCATCACCTGGATACCGGCCTCTTGAAGCGCGGGGTCAAAATGGCGGGCCACCAATGCCGTGACCTCTTCCTGGGGAAGCTGCACGCCAAGAATTTTTTGGAATTGCTCTATTTTCATAGCAAAGAGAGGGCTTTTCTCAATGACGGAGATGTCGAGTGAATGCCCACTAGAGCCCAGTGGCGGCTGCTTAGGGATGAGCAGCCCTTCGGGCTTCACCGCAGGGGGCAAAGCTACCTCCGGGGCGCGTGTAAGATAGGCCTTCTGTATTGTGCCAAAGGCCCTATTCAGTCTAGCGCTAACCTCCTCAATGACTTTGATGTCGAAATCGTAGACGGGTAAGAGCTTGGTGACTGCTTCCTCGCGCTTGGCGAGGGTCGAGGCCTCATCGACGACGAGGAAATCCTCCGTGGCCTTGACATCGCCGAGGGCAACATCTCCTACGTTATAAGTTTTGGGCGGCAAGGTTACGTAGGGAACCAACAGCATGGCCAGAACTATCACTAGGACAACCGGGAGCACCAGCTTAATCCGCTGTTCTCCGGCCTTAAGCCGCGCAGCTACTCCCTTATGGCCACGCGCCCCCTTCTTGCCTTTTTTATTCCTCCCTGCGAGGACCATTAAGGTGCTTTGGCGTCTCCGGTCTTCTTGCCGTCTTTTCTCAATGTCCGAAACGCCCATCGGAGTCACTCCCTCTCGAAATCCCCGCTACGTCAGCTTACTCTTTCTTGACGGGAATCATGGCGCTCATAAGCCTTGACAATCTCCTGGACGAGATCGTGTCGTACCACATCTTTCTCTGAGAAGTAGACGAACCGGATTCCATCAACGTTTTCCAAGACTTCCTGGATATTAATTAACCCGGAGCGCTTTTCTTCGGGGAGATCGACCTGGGTGATGTCTCCCGTTATCACGACCTTGGATAGGAAACCCATGCGAGTCAAAAACATCTTCATCTGCTCGCTGGTCGAATTCTGTGCCTCGTCGAGGATGATGAAGGAATCGTTCAGCGTCCGCCCCCGCATGTAGGCCAACGGGGCAATCTCGATTGAGCCCTTTTCAATAAGACGCTGCGCCTCATCGAACTCCAGCATGTCGTATAGCGCATCGTAAAGGGGCCTAAGATATGGACTCACCTTATCTGCAATGTCGCCGGGTAAAAATCCGAGCTTCTCACCTGCTTCCACGGCCGGGCGAGTCAGGATGATACGGGCGAATTTTTTACTCTTCAAACCATTAACGGCCATTGCCATTGCTAGGTAAGTCTTCCCGGTCCCAGCCGGACCAATTCCGATGACGATGTCGTTACTCCGCATTGCTGCTACGTAGTCGCGCTGGATGAGGCTTTTCGGAGTGATGAAGCGCTTCCGGGACGGTACATCGATCCGTTCGCTGAAAATCGTGGTAATGTCGACCTCAGGATCATCCCGCAGAATGCGAAGGAGATACTTCAAGTCATTGTTCTGGAGCGGATAGCCCCCTTCCACCAAGTTGTAGAGGTCGCCTAAGAGCCGTTCCACCAGCTGGGTGGCATTCTCCGACCCCTTGATGGTGAGCGTCGACCCTTTGGTGGTCACTCGCACATCGAAGGATTTTTCTATCAACCGAAGATGTTTATCCTTGATACCGTAAAGATCGGGGATATATCGGCCGTCCTTTAACGTCAATGACCGGATGGATGCACCTCCTAATAGGGGCGGGCGGATAACTGATAGCCCCTCGGTTTCTCTTCGAATTATTACCACAAACTCCTGAACAATACAATGGCGCCTTAGGCAATCTCGCCCTTCTCGAGAACACCAAGAAGAGTTTCCCGAATGTGGGCGATGCGCGTATCGTCGAAGATTTTCTCCTTATCCAAGTCTGTTACATAAAAAACATTTATCGCCCTGCTGGCCTCGGTCGAGATCTTGGCAAGGTAGATATCGAGATTCAGCTTCACCATTTCCCGCGTCACTAGATAAAGCAAACCCAAGCGGTCGCGGGCCTTCATCTCGATGACCGTGTGCGTATCGGAAATCCGGTTGTTAATCTCGACACTGGCTCCCACGGGCCGCCCCAGGAAGCGCTTGTCCGTCACGTACTGTGTGCGACGGGAAAGGAGAGCCTCCACCGTCTCCTTGCCGGCAATCATGTCCCTCAAGTTGCCCTCGAGGGCTTGCCAGACCGACTCGTCGGTCACACAGCCGCCTTCGAGGCGGTCGACCTGTAGGGTGTCAATGGCAATGTTGTCCTGGCGGGTGAAGACCTGGGCCCCTAAAATATTGATGTTCTTTGAGGTTAGGGCCCCCGCTATCTCAGATAAGATGCCTGTGCGGCCCGTGGTACAGACCAGAACCTCAGAGTAGCCAAACTGTTGGTTGTGCCAGTGTTCCATGGCCAGCCCTTCCTGGGCGATCATCTTTTCGGCGAGCTGAATGTGGAGGACGATCCGATCAGGCGGAGTGGAGGCAACGTATTTATAAGGCATGGCTTGAAAATAAGCCTCAATGGCCTCCGGGGAAACGTCGTAAGCCAGTTCACGAGCCACCAACTCACGAAGACGCTCCAAGAGTGCCTCACCGGTGAGTCTCTCTTCGGGCTCGTGGGTCAAATAATCCTTGGCCCGGTGGTATAGGTCCCACAGGAGAGCCCCCTTCCACGCCGTCCATGCCTCGGGAGCCACGGCGCTGATGTCAGCATACGTAAGAAGGTAAAGGAGTTTGAGGTTCTCCAGCGAGCCCACAGCATCGCTAAAGTCCTTAACAATTCGCTCTTCATGCATATCCCGGCGTTGGGCGGCCCTGTTCATTAGCAAATGGTTGGCCACAAGGAATATAACCTGCTGGGCGGCCTTCTCCCCCATCGGCCAGCGATCTAGAACCTCTCGGGCTATCTCTACCCCCCGCTCAATATGACCTGCTGCCCCTTCGCTCTTACCAATGTCATGTAAAAGCAAGGCCATCTTGAGCACAGAAGGTCTCTCCAGGCCACGGTAGATGGCCCTTAATTCCTTGAGGCTTGAAGATGTTGAATCCTTCAGCTCCTCCAAATTTCGAACTGCCTGTAACGTGTGCTCGTCAGCCGTATACCTATGGAACACATCATATTGGGGCAAGAATGTCAGGTCGCCATACTCCGGCAGTATGACTCCTAGGAGGCCCACTTCATGCATTAAGCGAAGGACCCGTTCAGCTCCGTCATTATCCAGCAGACCATAAAAGAGATTTCGGACCTCCATGGAACTACGGAAACAGTCGTCGATGAATCCCAGGTGACGCCTGATGAGCCCTCGTAGGCTCTCATGAGGAAGCAGGTTATTTTTCTGGCACAACTCG from Nitrospinota bacterium encodes:
- a CDS encoding HDIG domain-containing protein encodes the protein MGVSDIEKRRQEDRRRQSTLMVLAGRNKKGKKGARGHKGVAARLKAGEQRIKLVLPVVLVIVLAMLLVPYVTLPPKTYNVGDVALGDVKATEDFLVVDEASTLAKREEAVTKLLPVYDFDIKVIEEVSARLNRAFGTIQKAYLTRAPEVALPPAVKPEGLLIPKQPPLGSSGHSLDISVIEKSPLFAMKIEQFQKILGVQLPQEEVTALVARHFDPALQEAGIQVMAEVMRKGVVANKPLLLQQGKQGIIVQEVGSQETRVLTDFSATIDIKSLESAIRAAALRLFPETTRGNRSLVTRLAASMIRPNLTFNKLETEKQKKEAITAVKPVLFQVKKGEMILREGERVREEHLAKLRQLALQQENRSTIHAIGGAHLLTFLLLAMLVAAFYKFTPATLKSTKDLLLISLVLVGNVLLVKVSIIFAKAIGTSLGAVPHTSYFFAIPYAIGAMLLVILLEKEVALVFSVILTFFIGFMIQEGLSYPLVCLFSSLVAVLWANEYKRRSSILVAGLFIGGVNILTILALDLYSGTIFSAIGFIDIMMGFVGGLMAAVLVSAFLPMLEALFNVTSDIKLLELSDLNHPLLRKLMMQAPGTYHHSIIVGNLAEGASEAIGANSLFARVSSYFHDIGKIKKPEYFVENLMGKESKHKKLSPSMSTLIITSHVKDGIELARENKLPEKIIDVIPQHHGTSLITYFYDKAKKQQDPSIQEIKEEDYRYPGPKPQTKEAGIVHLADSVEAAARTVTDPTPSRIEGLVRKIVNNKFADAQLDECDLTLKDLNKIVDSFTRTLIGIYHHRIDYPEEKEMPEQVFAGSEEEASGGSGIKSADHRSDRSEDDEAEGPPPLKRLGL
- the ybeY gene encoding rRNA maturation RNase YbeY; the protein is MRQKARLLLNALDCKEAELSIVLVDNTTIASLNAQWRRVEDSTDVLAFPMDEDRADIPHPPLLGDVVISVERAAAQAEEAGHSLENEMDALLIHGLLHLIGYDHEDSAEQAAAMTLKEAELLGLLSRGD
- a CDS encoding LapA family protein; translated protein: MVRTFKLIIGLIVLVVLASFAVNNSEPVVLKYYYGYATPPVPLYVVLLAAVVMGAILAALFAIGERFHFLYEVRKRDRVIREMEKELVSLRNLPLAEPLPASKTEASSKEGVAVESK
- a CDS encoding HIT domain-containing protein; amino-acid sequence: MERLWAPWRMEYIKRYPDDGCVLCEVAVAGDDAAHHILFRGSHTYVVMNLYPYSNGHLMIAPFAHVADYTDLDEQTLLECSLVTQKALKGLREAFAPDGINVGINLGRVAGAGIVDHVHLHVVPRWQGDTNFMPVISDTKVISEHIQSTYEHLRPYFGSISLE
- the aspS gene encoding aspartate--tRNA ligase — encoded protein: MSEFWLRRTHHCGELTEADVGASVVLAGWAHRRRDHGGLIFVDLRDREDITQVVFDSEVDAPAHQEAKAIRNEFVLAVEGEVVARPEGMVNPKLATGAVEVNVSRLEILNPSKPLPFLIEEGAEVGDIVRYKYRYLDLRRPDQQRIMKLRHRTTKAVRDFFDSQGFLEIETPFLTRSTPEGARDYLVPSRVNPGKFFALPQSPQIFKQILMVAGYEKYFQIVRCFRDEDLRADRQPEFSQIDVECSFIDQEGVLALTESMMAHIFHEVMGRELATPFPRLAFAESMERYGTDAPDLRFGMPIMDVSDIVEGGSFDIFNEVLTGAGRVKGLSLPGQAGLSRKELDDLNGEVQGYGARGLAWMKVTPDGIKSPLEKFFSEGSLKNIASAVEAASGDLVLMVADEAQVASKSLGALRLALGHRLGLIPPEDYQPCWVLDFPLLEYHEEDGRYYAMHHPFTAPREEDLHLLETDPARVRAKAYDLVLNGEEIGGGSIRNHRREIQERLFAAIDIGPTEAEEKFGFLLEALEYGAPPHGGIALGLDRIIMLMAGVNSIRDVIAFPKTQNAVDLMVDAPSTVDASQLDELHLRLKKPS
- the glnD gene encoding [protein-PII] uridylyltransferase translates to MELPITQLNPESVFASPRQRKEYVETVKERVRREKDRVKALHRSGASGIEVTGLLTLFADQVVTEIFSLAVRHHGYSPDGIDLPLALVATGGYGRGELCPYSDVDILFLRRPSSVSLEDIVNEILTLLWDSGFQVGHSVRTIPECISLGRKDLSARTAMLEGRYLAGSHPLYGDFQQAFRKQVIEKAVDAFIRQRIEWRDQRYKRHENLVTLLEPNVKEGVGGLRDYHLALWLATARFGFSTLDECYGAGLIDAEAYKVTREAYNFLLKVRNELHYLQDAREDVLAVELQRRVADHLGFEDQGPRLAVERLMQDYYHQASRIKQFSELLLSRCQPPKKGLTKAWERVKSKDLGDGFVSREGELHMNHVAAMQIEDRPILMLRAFELCQKNNLLPHESLRGLIRRHLGFIDDCFRSSMEVRNLFYGLLDNDGAERVLRLMHEVGLLGVILPEYGDLTFLPQYDVFHRYTADEHTLQAVRNLEELKDSTSSSLKELRAIYRGLERPSVLKMALLLHDIGKSEGAAGHIERGVEIAREVLDRWPMGEKAAQQVIFLVANHLLMNRAAQRRDMHEERIVKDFSDAVGSLENLKLLYLLTYADISAVAPEAWTAWKGALLWDLYHRAKDYLTHEPEERLTGEALLERLRELVARELAYDVSPEAIEAYFQAMPYKYVASTPPDRIVLHIQLAEKMIAQEGLAMEHWHNQQFGYSEVLVCTTGRTGILSEIAGALTSKNINILGAQVFTRQDNIAIDTLQVDRLEGGCVTDESVWQALEGNLRDMIAGKETVEALLSRRTQYVTDKRFLGRPVGASVEINNRISDTHTVIEMKARDRLGLLYLVTREMVKLNLDIYLAKISTEASRAINVFYVTDLDKEKIFDDTRIAHIRETLLGVLEKGEIA
- a CDS encoding PhoH family protein codes for the protein MRSLTLKDGRYIPDLYGIKDKHLRLIEKSFDVRVTTKGSTLTIKGSENATQLVERLLGDLYNLVEGGYPLQNNDLKYLLRILRDDPEVDITTIFSERIDVPSRKRFITPKSLIQRDYVAAMRSNDIVIGIGPAGTGKTYLAMAMAVNGLKSKKFARIILTRPAVEAGEKLGFLPGDIADKVSPYLRPLYDALYDMLEFDEAQRLIEKGSIEIAPLAYMRGRTLNDSFIILDEAQNSTSEQMKMFLTRMGFLSKVVITGDITQVDLPEEKRSGLINIQEVLENVDGIRFVYFSEKDVVRHDLVQEIVKAYERHDSRQERVS